In one window of Gemmatimonadota bacterium DNA:
- a CDS encoding M20/M25/M40 family metallo-hydrolase, translating to MPRTPKPLRLAAAIALVALLAAFTQTVPVDWPMVARIREEGLQRSKVMEYESYIVDVLGARLTMSRDMQRAQAWALDEMKRMGLANVASEPYMDYGVTWDNEYVSAHLLEPDYTPLTAYPVAHTSGTAGKVTAEATIVDLQTRDDLEAVRGTLRGKAVLISNPAVIDLATLTNGVPRYTEEQLAALERVAIVPVRPAPARAIRNAALITAVERMAFLKSEGVAVAMQTDGNRLAIVPGYSRPGSRDDGWSAEGMRASVPLLAVTPEHYNRMYRLLKRGLPVKVEVEIRNRIGDRVEQAVNLVGEIPGTDPKAGVVMLGAHFDTWHGSPNASDNSSGTAVALEAVRILKALGVRPRRTIRIALWSGEEQGLFGSRAYVRQHFGDPRDPRVGVKADHELLSAYFNQDYGAGQYRGIYLQGNEAARAMLTAWMAPFRDLGMTTVSNQSVGSTDHIPFDDAGLPGFQFLQDRTPGTAGHTNLDYLEGIQPEDLMKNATIMASYVYHAAMAAERIPRKGRP from the coding sequence ATGCCACGCACCCCGAAGCCCCTCCGCCTCGCCGCGGCCATCGCGCTCGTCGCGCTCCTCGCCGCCTTCACGCAGACCGTCCCCGTCGACTGGCCGATGGTCGCCCGCATCCGTGAGGAAGGGCTCCAGCGCTCCAAGGTGATGGAGTACGAGTCGTACATCGTCGATGTCCTCGGCGCGCGTCTCACCATGTCGCGCGACATGCAGCGCGCGCAGGCCTGGGCGCTCGACGAGATGAAGCGCATGGGGCTCGCGAACGTGGCGAGCGAGCCGTACATGGACTACGGCGTCACCTGGGACAACGAATACGTCTCCGCGCATCTGCTCGAACCCGACTACACGCCGCTGACCGCGTACCCGGTCGCGCACACCTCCGGCACCGCCGGCAAGGTGACGGCCGAGGCGACGATCGTCGACCTGCAGACGCGGGACGACCTCGAGGCGGTCCGCGGGACGTTGCGCGGCAAGGCCGTGCTCATCTCCAATCCGGCGGTCATCGACCTTGCGACGCTCACGAACGGCGTCCCGCGCTACACGGAGGAGCAACTCGCCGCCCTCGAGCGCGTCGCGATCGTCCCGGTGCGCCCCGCGCCGGCGCGGGCGATCCGCAACGCGGCGCTCATCACCGCGGTGGAGCGCATGGCCTTCCTCAAGAGCGAGGGGGTGGCGGTCGCGATGCAGACCGACGGCAACCGGCTCGCGATCGTCCCCGGCTACTCGCGCCCCGGCTCGCGCGACGACGGCTGGAGCGCCGAGGGGATGCGTGCCTCGGTGCCGCTCCTCGCAGTGACGCCCGAGCACTACAACCGGATGTACCGCCTCCTCAAGCGTGGCCTTCCCGTGAAGGTGGAGGTGGAGATCCGCAATCGCATCGGCGACCGCGTGGAGCAGGCGGTGAATCTCGTCGGCGAGATCCCCGGCACCGATCCCAAGGCCGGCGTCGTGATGCTCGGGGCGCACTTCGACACCTGGCACGGCAGCCCCAACGCGAGCGACAACTCGTCGGGGACCGCCGTCGCGCTCGAGGCGGTGCGCATCCTGAAAGCGCTCGGGGTCCGGCCCCGCCGCACGATCCGCATCGCCCTCTGGTCTGGCGAGGAGCAGGGGCTCTTCGGCTCTCGCGCCTATGTGCGGCAGCACTTCGGCGACCCGCGCGACCCACGCGTGGGCGTGAAGGCGGATCACGAGTTGCTGTCCGCGTACTTCAACCAGGACTACGGCGCCGGACAGTACCGCGGCATCTACCTGCAAGGGAACGAGGCGGCGCGCGCCATGCTCACCGCGTGGATGGCGCCCTTCCGCGACCTGGGGATGACCACCGTCTCCAACCAGAGCGTGGGCAGCACCGACCACATCCCCTTCGACGACGCGGGACTGCCGGGATTCCAGTTCCTGCAGGACCGCACGCCGGGCACCGCGGGGCACACCAACCTCGACTACCTCGAGGGGATCCAGCCCGAGGACCTCATGAAGAACGCGACGATCATGGCGTCGTATGTCTATCATGCGGCGATGGCGGCGGAGCGCATCCCGCGGAAGGGCCGGCCGTAG
- a CDS encoding amino acid permease has product MSTAAGAIPSTPVRARKMGIWTATALVVGNIVGAAIFMQPASLAPYGWNAVTAWILSLSGALCLAWVFAKLAARFPTVGGAHAFMEMGVGKDLAFLGSWGYLVSIWAANAAICITGTSYLTRLIPALRAIPGAELVASLSLLVALTWSNARAMGGRIQLVSSVIKLLPFAAVIVLAAWTLFDQGFAAVTPVTAVPVTPATTLAAIGITFYGMLGLESAAVPADAVDKPEVTVPRATMIGTTLSGVVTIFSTCAVALMLPLDVVVNSKAPVADFIGGFMGNGASLFVAFCAVVSCYGCLNGWILIGGEMPAAMAARGALPPWFGARNSLGVPSRALILGAAITGVLLVLANSRAGVAAFNFAALIATATNLVLYLFCAIAAIRFMGDGRLARTPGLVLCAAGAVLFALYALYGSGWEPLAYGTGLIAAGWPLHRLSQRLARPVTTA; this is encoded by the coding sequence ATGAGCACCGCGGCCGGCGCGATCCCCTCGACGCCGGTGCGCGCCCGCAAGATGGGCATCTGGACCGCGACGGCACTCGTCGTCGGCAACATCGTCGGCGCGGCGATCTTCATGCAGCCGGCCTCGCTCGCGCCCTACGGCTGGAACGCCGTCACCGCGTGGATCCTCAGCCTCAGCGGGGCGCTCTGCCTCGCGTGGGTCTTCGCGAAGCTCGCCGCGCGCTTCCCCACGGTCGGTGGCGCGCACGCCTTCATGGAGATGGGCGTCGGCAAGGACCTCGCCTTCCTCGGTTCGTGGGGCTACCTCGTCTCCATCTGGGCGGCGAACGCGGCCATCTGCATCACCGGCACCTCGTACCTGACGCGGCTCATCCCGGCGCTGCGAGCGATCCCGGGGGCTGAGCTGGTCGCGAGCCTGTCGCTGCTCGTCGCGCTGACGTGGAGCAATGCCCGCGCGATGGGCGGCCGCATCCAGCTCGTCTCGTCGGTGATCAAGCTGCTGCCCTTCGCGGCGGTGATCGTGCTCGCGGCCTGGACGCTGTTCGACCAGGGCTTCGCCGCGGTCACGCCGGTGACCGCGGTGCCGGTGACGCCGGCGACGACGCTCGCGGCGATCGGCATCACCTTCTACGGGATGCTCGGGCTCGAGAGCGCCGCCGTCCCGGCCGACGCGGTCGACAAGCCCGAGGTCACCGTCCCGCGCGCGACGATGATCGGCACCACGCTCAGCGGCGTCGTGACGATCTTCTCCACCTGCGCGGTCGCGTTGATGCTCCCGCTCGATGTGGTGGTGAACTCCAAGGCGCCGGTCGCCGACTTCATCGGCGGCTTCATGGGGAACGGCGCGAGCCTCTTCGTCGCCTTCTGCGCCGTGGTGAGTTGCTACGGCTGCCTCAACGGCTGGATCCTCATCGGCGGGGAGATGCCGGCGGCGATGGCGGCGCGCGGGGCGCTCCCGCCGTGGTTCGGGGCGCGGAACTCGCTCGGCGTGCCGTCGCGCGCCCTCATCCTCGGCGCCGCGATCACCGGCGTGCTGCTCGTGCTCGCGAACTCGCGCGCGGGGGTCGCCGCGTTCAACTTCGCCGCGCTGATCGCGACGGCGACGAACCTCGTGCTCTACCTGTTCTGCGCCATCGCCGCGATCCGTTTCATGGGCGACGGCCGGCTCGCGCGCACGCCGGGACTGGTGCTGTGCGCGGCGGGCGCCGTGCTCTTCGCGCTCTACGCGCTCTACGGCAGCGGCTGGGAGCCGCTCGCCTACGGCACGGGATTGATCGCGGCGGGGTGGCCGCTGCACCGGCTGTCGCAGCGGCTCGCCCGCCCGGTGACCACCGCCTAG